A stretch of the Lolium perenne isolate Kyuss_39 chromosome 3, Kyuss_2.0, whole genome shotgun sequence genome encodes the following:
- the LOC127345089 gene encoding auxin-responsive protein SAUR36 isoform X2, with the protein MHEEATMISTKKFAQMAKKWERMADLRRKRLNLVAADDECCTSVAPEGHCIMYSADGRRFKVPLAYLGTTIFAELLRMSQEEFGFGSDGRITLPCDAAETEYVMCLIRRNASEEVERAFLSSVVSSCHQGNGLASPMELSQQVAVCSF; encoded by the exons ATGCAT GAAGAAGCAACCATGATCAGTACCAAGAAATTTGCTCAGATGGCAAAGAAGTGGGAGAGGATGGCTGACCTCAGGAGGAAACGGCTTAATTTGGTGGCAGCAGACGATGAGTGCTGCACATCTGTGGCACCGGAGGGCCACTGCATCATGTACTCTGCAGATGGAAGGCGGTTCAAGGTCCCCCTAGCATACCTTGGCACGACCATCTTTGCTGAGCTCCTGAGGATGTCTCAGGAGGAGTTTGGCTTCGGAAGCGATGGAAGGATCACTTTGCCTTGTGATGCTGCAGAGACGGAGTATGTCATGTGCTTGATCAGAAGAAATGCATCAGAAGAGGTCGAGAGGGCCTTCCTGAGCTCTGTAGTGAGTTCTTGCCACCAAGGAAATGGCTTGGCTTCACCCATGGAACTTAGTCAGCAAGTTGCTGTTTGTAGCTTCTGA
- the LOC127340181 gene encoding uncharacterized protein has translation MVSSSRVSSWRVTYAVRPIPGDRRNFPFLDGVLVAHHARARLLLLDSKETIVDSRALGANEIIQLGGAIAFPRHDARIPSRPLPPESLFGRGDAAPQTRGSDPTPFPASIEELIMPRPRALHQQFAVAQPSRPREDHLIDPGRWKDWLVPRSPAAGILGGPPWSQEPEIAQSLDLGCGPKAPSAMATRDPSTCPDPTTSVARNNGGRRQVGTGNPTPLIPIPNAAAGSDLDSLLAHFWSKSRVPPSTPSPTTESYCWWSGKVAGDPRSFAQVAASPPRVMGDGGGGRFGPGRGNRNQPAARGRGRHVWQREDVPQTSSNNTRGSGSLQSDDRWERAARESEQRRQEAISSAPSGKTMLAQGPGPNRPMVAADPPPCLHCNISGHYTARCPTIRCDRCKKLGHVAQICQTILPWECVPSMCGFQAHGRGFFYMPDHSSAKQSKERASSVVITVLEGDVTHRELEKEFNVAFGDSWRCTARSLGPNQYIMRFPTAVEVERAVYYGAKMHLKTVDATVRLSTWTASIGAKAVLQKAWVKVSNIPLDKRCDANVFYAGGLVGVSLELDPSTLHKPEYVRVLIGCRDVEMIPASAEGCLGDNFYDFFYEIDKIVVGSPPKTQSSVAVGGHSGAPSPKRARYDQNSNLHEESSEEQNLGSQSDTVGHTRKHDDVVVPDANTESDSQEDDEAGSSELLIESMTREHEAKMAASQVAPPAVSQAITSNKWLTPCPILQENKTLSPMEVPLQNLLLPYTQNLPAGSWPPLPTITEMAENSSSPPAGSPAYIVQSPDSASMEEDKTIPEDTRCSTRLADNVNMDIMEKVSEAARKRDLEGLLKAEDKSRLTMGAQKMMTAASSIYASRPSSAAPGQLLMITEA, from the exons ATGGTGTCCTCGTCGCGTGTCTCGTCCTGGCGCGTGACTTACGCCGTCCGCCCGATTCCCGGCGATCGCCGGAATTTCCCCTTCCTCGATGGAGTCCTTGTGGCTCACCATGCCCGGGCGCGCCTCCTCCTTCTCGATTCCAAGGAAACCATCGTCGATTCGAGGGCGCTCGGTGCGAATGAGATAATCCAGCTCGGCGGCGCGATCGCTTTTCCCCGGCACGACGCGCGTATCCCGTCCCGGCCGTTGCCGCCGGAGTCGCTCTTCGGCAGGGGAGATGCGGCTCCGCAGACGCGGGGATCGGATCCGACGCCTTTTCCAGCCTCTATTGAGGAGCTCATCATGCCGCGTCCCCGGGCTCTTCATCAACAGTTCGCGGTGGCGCAGCCGTCGCGTCCAAGGGAGGACCACCTCATCGATCCAGGGCGGTGGAAGGATTGGCTCGTCCCGCGTTCGCCGGCGGCGGGAATTCTCGGTGGGCCGCCATGGTCACAGGAGCCAGAGATCGCCCAGTCGCTGGACTTGGGCTGTGGCCCAAAAGCCCCCTCAGCCATGGCGACGCGAGATCCGAGCACGTGTCCTGATCCTACGACCTCTGTTGCTCGCAACAATGGTGGTCGCCGCCAGGTAGGGACAGGTAACCCTACGCCTCTTATACCCATCCCCAACGCCGCCGCCGGATCAGATCTCGACTCCCTCCTCGCCCATTTCTGGTCAAAATCTAGGGTTCCTCCTTCCACCCCGTCCCCCACTACCGAATCCTACTGTTGGTGGAGTGGGAAAGTAGCCGGCGATCCTCGGTCCTTTGCTCAAGTGGCGGCTTCTCCCCCGCGTGTCATGGGTGATGGCGGCGGCGGGCGTTTCGGCCCGGGCAGGGGAAACCGAAACCAGCCTGCAGCTCGTGGGCGCGGCCGGCATGTCTGGCAGAGGGAGGATGTTCCTCAGACTTCCTCCAACAACACCAGGGGCTCCGGCTCGCTGCAATCTGATGACCGATGGGAGAGGGCAGCGAGGGAGTCGGAACAGCGCCGACAGGAAGCTATTTCCTCAGCCCCCTCTGGTAAGACCATGCTTGCTCAAGGGCCTGGTCCCAATCGTCCCATGGTTGCCGCTGATCCCCCTCCCTGCCTCCATTGCAACATTTCTGGTCATTATACTGCTCGTTGCCCTACCATTCGTTGTGACCGGTGCAAAAAATTGGGCCATGTTGCTCAGATCTGTCAAACTATTCTACCCTGGGAGTGTGTTCCATCAATGTGTGGGTTTCAGGCTCATGGGCGTGGTTTCTTCTACATGCCGGACCATAGTTCTGCAAAGCAAAGCAAAGAGAGAGCCAGTAGTGTTGTGATTACTGTGTTGGAGGGGGATGTGACTCATAGAGAGCTTGAGAAGGAGTTCAATGTGGCTTTTGGTGATAGTTGGAGATGCACTGCAAGATCCCTGGGCCCTAACCAGTACATTATGAGGTTCCCTACTGCTGTGGAGGTTGAGCGTGCTGTCTATTATGGGGCTAAGATGCACCTCAAGACTGTGGATGCGACTGTGAGGTTATCCACCTGGACAGCCTCAATTGGGGCAAAAGCTGTCCTACAGAAGGCCTGGGTCAAAGTGAGCAACATTCCCCTTGATAAAAGATGTGATGCCAATGTTTTCTATGCTGGTGGGTTGGTTGGTGTCTCTCTAGAGTTGGATCCTTCGACCCTGCACAAGCCTGAGTATGTCCGGGTTCTTATTGGCTGTCGTGATGTGGAGATGATCCCTGCTTCTGCGGAAGGCTGTCTTGGAGATAACTTCTATGACTTCTTCTATGAGATTGACAAAATTGTTGTGGGAAGCCCTCCTAAAACTCAATCTTCTGTGGCGGTGGGTGGACACTCGGGAGCTCCTTCCCCTAAAAGAGCTAGATATGATCAAAATAGCAACCTCCATGAGGAAAGTTCTGAAGAACAAAACCTTGGCAGCCAGTCTGATACAGTTGGGCACACCAGGAAACATGATGATGTCGTGGTGCCTGATGCCAATACCGAGTCCGACTCACAGGAAGATGATGAGGCTGGTAGCTCTGAGTTGCTCATTGAGTCTATGACTAGAGAGCATGAGGCGAAGATGGCAGCTTCTCAAGTTGCTCCCCCGGCAGTCTCTCAGGCTATTACTTCAAATAAGTGGCTGACTCCCTGTCCTATTCTCCAAGAAAACAAGACGCTGTCTCCTATGGAGGTGCCGCTGCAAAATCTGCTTCTTCCTTACACTCAAAACCTGCCTGCTGGTTCCTGGCCTCCTCTGCCCACCATTACTGAGATGGCAGAAAATTCATCATCGCCACCTGCTGGTTCTCCGGCGTACATTGTGCAGTCTCCGGACTCGGCATCTATGGAGGAGGACAAAACTATACCTGAAGACACCAGGTGCAGCACCAGGCTTGCGGACAACGTCAACATGGACATTATGGAGAAAGTGTCCGAGGCTGCAAGGAAAAGGGATCTTGAAG GGTTACTTAAGGCCGAGGACAAAAGCCGTCTGACGATGGGCGCCCAGAAGATGATGACAGCAGCCTCGTCCATCTATGCTTCGCGCCCCAGCTCCGCCGCTCCAGGACAGCTGCTGATGATTACTGAAGCCTGA
- the LOC127345089 gene encoding auxin-responsive protein SAUR36 isoform X1, with amino-acid sequence MHKEEATMISTKKFAQMAKKWERMADLRRKRLNLVAADDECCTSVAPEGHCIMYSADGRRFKVPLAYLGTTIFAELLRMSQEEFGFGSDGRITLPCDAAETEYVMCLIRRNASEEVERAFLSSVVSSCHQGNGLASPMELSQQVAVCSF; translated from the exons ATGCAT AAGGAAGAAGCAACCATGATCAGTACCAAGAAATTTGCTCAGATGGCAAAGAAGTGGGAGAGGATGGCTGACCTCAGGAGGAAACGGCTTAATTTGGTGGCAGCAGACGATGAGTGCTGCACATCTGTGGCACCGGAGGGCCACTGCATCATGTACTCTGCAGATGGAAGGCGGTTCAAGGTCCCCCTAGCATACCTTGGCACGACCATCTTTGCTGAGCTCCTGAGGATGTCTCAGGAGGAGTTTGGCTTCGGAAGCGATGGAAGGATCACTTTGCCTTGTGATGCTGCAGAGACGGAGTATGTCATGTGCTTGATCAGAAGAAATGCATCAGAAGAGGTCGAGAGGGCCTTCCTGAGCTCTGTAGTGAGTTCTTGCCACCAAGGAAATGGCTTGGCTTCACCCATGGAACTTAGTCAGCAAGTTGCTGTTTGTAGCTTCTGA